A genomic segment from Bos taurus isolate L1 Dominette 01449 registration number 42190680 breed Hereford chromosome 1, ARS-UCD2.0, whole genome shotgun sequence encodes:
- the C1H21orf91 gene encoding protein EURL homolog isoform X1, with the protein MKGIMNEEEQFVSIDLNDDNICSVCKLGTDKETLSFCHVCFELNIDGIPKSDLLHTKSLRGHKDCFEKYHLIANQDCPRSKLSKSTYEEVKTILSKKINWIVQYAQNKDLDSDSECSKNPQHHLFNFRHKPDKKLLPQFDSQVPKYSAKWIEGNAGGLSNCTQRMLEQKENTNFGLAVLQDSGTTLCHNSVLWPHSHNREQKKEKTISGPEAHVQTQHPHYSREELNSMTLGEVKQLNAELQQQIQEVFEELAHQVQEKDSLASELHVRHVAIEQLLKNYSKLPCLQMGRTGLKSHLPISN; encoded by the exons ATGAA GGGCATTATGAACGAAGAGGAGCAGTTTGTAAGCATTGATTTGAATGATGACAACATCTGCAGTGTTTGTAAACTGGGAACAGACAAAGAAACACTCTCCTTCTGCCACGTTTGTTTTGAGCTAAATATTGACG gaataCCAAAATCTGATCTCCTGCACACCAAATCGTTAAGGGGCCATAAAGACTGCTTTGAAAAATATCATTTGATTGCAAACCAGGATTGTCCTCGATCTAAGCTTTCAAAAAGTACTTATGAAGAAGTTAAAACTATTTTGAGTAAGAAGATAAATTGGATTGTACAATATGCACAAAATAAGGATCTGGATTCAGACTCCGAATGTTCTAAAAACCCCCAGCATCACCTGTTTAACTTCAGGCATAAGCCAGATAAAAAGTTACTCCCACAGTTTGACTCGCAAGTACCAAAGTATTCTGCAAAGTGGATAGAAGGAAATGCAGGTGGCCTCTCAAACTGTACACAACGAATGTTGGAACAGAAGGAGAACACAAACTTTGGGCTTGCTGTGTTACAAGATTCGGGTACCACTTTATGCCATAATAGTGTACTGTGGCCTCATAGTCACAACcgggaacagaaaaaggaaaagacaatctCTGGTCCAGAGGCTCATGTCCAGACCCAGCATCCACATTACAGCAGAGAGGAAT TGAATTCGATGACTCTTGGTGAGGTaaagcaactgaatgcagagctccaacaGCAAATACAGG aAGTTTTTGAAGAGTTAGCCCACCAAGTGCAAGAGAAAGATTCTTTAGCCTCAGAGCTCCATGTCCGCCACGTTGCCATCGAACAGCTTCTCAAGAACTATTCCAAGTTACCATGTCTGCAGATGGGCCGAACGGGATTGAAGTCACACCTGCCCAtaagcaactga
- the C1H21orf91 gene encoding protein EURL homolog isoform X2: MNEEEQFVSIDLNDDNICSVCKLGTDKETLSFCHVCFELNIDGIPKSDLLHTKSLRGHKDCFEKYHLIANQDCPRSKLSKSTYEEVKTILSKKINWIVQYAQNKDLDSDSECSKNPQHHLFNFRHKPDKKLLPQFDSQVPKYSAKWIEGNAGGLSNCTQRMLEQKENTNFGLAVLQDSGTTLCHNSVLWPHSHNREQKKEKTISGPEAHVQTQHPHYSREELNSMTLGEVKQLNAELQQQIQEVFEELAHQVQEKDSLASELHVRHVAIEQLLKNYSKLPCLQMGRTGLKSHLPISN; this comes from the exons ATGAACGAAGAGGAGCAGTTTGTAAGCATTGATTTGAATGATGACAACATCTGCAGTGTTTGTAAACTGGGAACAGACAAAGAAACACTCTCCTTCTGCCACGTTTGTTTTGAGCTAAATATTGACG gaataCCAAAATCTGATCTCCTGCACACCAAATCGTTAAGGGGCCATAAAGACTGCTTTGAAAAATATCATTTGATTGCAAACCAGGATTGTCCTCGATCTAAGCTTTCAAAAAGTACTTATGAAGAAGTTAAAACTATTTTGAGTAAGAAGATAAATTGGATTGTACAATATGCACAAAATAAGGATCTGGATTCAGACTCCGAATGTTCTAAAAACCCCCAGCATCACCTGTTTAACTTCAGGCATAAGCCAGATAAAAAGTTACTCCCACAGTTTGACTCGCAAGTACCAAAGTATTCTGCAAAGTGGATAGAAGGAAATGCAGGTGGCCTCTCAAACTGTACACAACGAATGTTGGAACAGAAGGAGAACACAAACTTTGGGCTTGCTGTGTTACAAGATTCGGGTACCACTTTATGCCATAATAGTGTACTGTGGCCTCATAGTCACAACcgggaacagaaaaaggaaaagacaatctCTGGTCCAGAGGCTCATGTCCAGACCCAGCATCCACATTACAGCAGAGAGGAAT TGAATTCGATGACTCTTGGTGAGGTaaagcaactgaatgcagagctccaacaGCAAATACAGG aAGTTTTTGAAGAGTTAGCCCACCAAGTGCAAGAGAAAGATTCTTTAGCCTCAGAGCTCCATGTCCGCCACGTTGCCATCGAACAGCTTCTCAAGAACTATTCCAAGTTACCATGTCTGCAGATGGGCCGAACGGGATTGAAGTCACACCTGCCCAtaagcaactga